A single region of the Triticum dicoccoides isolate Atlit2015 ecotype Zavitan chromosome 2B, WEW_v2.0, whole genome shotgun sequence genome encodes:
- the LOC119367518 gene encoding dirigent protein 1-like produces the protein MTSSSPLLLLSLILAWSAPAFLLARAGAGDQGLKHIHLYMHETFAGPNATAIVTVPSPLGANATFGVVGVLDDELRDGPDPKSSSLVGRYQGIFAGAGLVSPPGMQSAINFVFTAGEHSGSTLAMLGPVLSFTGGIERSVVGGTGAFRMARGYCVMMAAGNPTPDSIVYEVDLFVKMDYA, from the coding sequence ATGACTTCCTCCTCGCCGCTGCTCTTGCTCTCTCTCATCCTGGCCTGGTCAGCACCAGCCTTCCTCCtggcgcgcgccggcgccggcgaccaAGGGCTCAAGCACATCCACCTGTACATGCACGAGACCTTCGCCGGCCCCAACGCCACGGCGATCGTGACGGTGCCGTCACCACTGGGCGCCAACGCGACGTTCGGGGTGGTCGGCGTGCTCGACGACGAGCTGCGCGACGGCCCGGACCCGAAGAGCTCGTCGCTCGTGGGCCGGTACCAGGGCATTTTCGCTGGAGCCGGGCTCGTGAGCCCGCCGGGCATGCAGTCGGCGATCAACTTCGTGTTCACGGCTGGGGAGCACAGCGGGAGCACGCTGGCAATGCTGGGACCTGTTCTGAGCTTCACCGGTGGCATCGAGCGCTCTGTGGTGGGCGGCACCGGCGCGTTCAGGATGGCGCGTGGGTACTGCGTCATGATGGCCGCGGGCAACCCCACGCCGGACTCCATCGTCTACGAGGTCGACCTATTTGTGAAGATGGATTATGCCTGA